In Bos mutus isolate GX-2022 chromosome 10, NWIPB_WYAK_1.1, whole genome shotgun sequence, a single window of DNA contains:
- the LOC102270921 gene encoding olfactory receptor 4K1, whose amino-acid sequence MAHTNESMVSEFVLLGLSNSWELQLFFFAIFSIVYMTSVLGNIMIIVIVSSDSHLNSPMYFLVSNLSFIDICQSNFATPKMLVDFFVEHKTISFEGCMAQIFLLHSFVGSEMMLLVAMAYDRFIAICKPLHYSTILNRRLCIIFVFISWAVGILHSVSHLAFTVDLPFCGPNEVDSFFCDLPLVIELACMDTYEMEIMTLTNSGLISLSCFLALVISYTVILITVHHRSSSGSSKALSTVTAHITVVILFFGPCIYFYIWPFSRLSLDKFLSVFYTVCTPLLNPIIYSLRNEDVKSAMRKLRNRHVSFSKN is encoded by the coding sequence ATGGCTCACACAAATGAATCAATGGTATCTGAGTTTGTGCTTCTGGGACTCTCTAATTCTTGGGaacttcagcttttcttttttgccatctTCTCGATAGTGTATATGACATCAGTTCTGGGCAACATCATGATTATTGTAATTGTTTCCTCTGACTCCCATTTGAACTCTCCTATGTACTTCTTGGTCAGTAACCTTTCTTTCATTGATATCTGCCAATCTAACTTTGCCACCCCCAAGATGCTTGTGGACTTCTTTGTGGAACACAAAACTATCTCCTTTGAGGGTTGCATGGCCCAAATATTCCTTCTTCACAGTTTCGTTGGGAGTGAGATGATGTTGCTTGTAGCTATGGCATACGACAGATTTATAGCCATTTGTAAGCCTCTACACTATAGCACAATTTTGAATCGAAGACTATGcataatttttgtgtttatttcctgGGCTGTGGGTATTCTTCATTCTGTGAGCCACTTGGCTTTTACTGTGGATCTGCCATTCTGTGGCCCCAATGAGGTAGACAGCTTCTTTTGTGACCTTCCCCTGGTGATAGAGTTGGCTTGCATGGATACTTACGAGATGGAAATTATGACCCTAACTAACAGTGGCCTGATATCACTGAGCTGTTTTCTGGCTTTAGTCATTTCCTACACTGTCATTCTGATCACTGTCCATCACCgttcctccagtggatcatccaAGGCACTTTCTACAGTAACTGCCCATATCACTGTGGTGATTCTTTTCTTCGGgccttgcatttatttttatatatggcctTTTAGCAGACTTTCTCTGGATAAGTTCCTTTCTGTGTTCTACACTGTTTGTACACCCCTGTTGAATCCCATCATCTACTCTCTGAGAAATGAAGATGTTAAATCAGCCATGAGAAAATTGAGAAACCGTCATGTGAGCTTCTCGAAAAACTAG
- the LOC102278859 gene encoding olfactory receptor 4K1, whose product MGNTANLSSPDSFNGWSNKSVVTEFILLGLSSSRELQLFLFFIFSVFYGAAVLGNSLIILTVITDSRLHSPMYFLLSNLSFIDVCQATFATPKMISDFLSEHKTITFKGCMSQIFFLHVFGGSEMVLLVAMAYDRYIAICKPLHYMTIMSRRACTVLVGVSWAVGILHSASHLVFTIDLPFCGPNKVDNFFCDLPLVIKLACLDTYVLEILVLTNSGLLSLICFLLLLISYTIILATVHRQASGGTSRALSTLSAHITVVVLFFGPLIFIYIWPFESFTIDKFISVFFTVFTPLLNPMIYTLRNKDVKEAMKKLRNQHVGSKEAC is encoded by the exons atggggaacacag CTAACTTGAGCAGCCCAGATTCATTTAATGGATGGAGCAATAAGTCAGTGGTTACTGAATTCATTTTGTTGGGCCTGTCTAGCTCTCGGGAACTCCAGCTGttccttttctttatcttctctgtGTTTTATGGTGCTGCAGTGTTGGGAAACAGTCTTATCATTCTCACAGTAATTACAGACTCTCGATTGCATTCTCCGATGTACTTTCTTCTTAGCAATCTCTCCTTCATTGATGTGTGTCAGGCTACATTTGCCACTCCCAAGATGATTTCGGATTTCCTCAGTGAACACAAGACCATCACTTTCAAGGGATGCAtgtcacagatttttttcttgcatGTTTTTGGGGGCAGTGAAATGGTACTTCTTGTTGCCATGGCCTATGATAGGTATATCGCTATATGCAAACCTCTGCATTACATGACCATCATGAGCCGAAGAGCGTGCACTGTCCTGGTGGGGGTCTCCTGGGCCGTTGGCATCTTGCATTCAGCCAGTCACCTGGTATTCACAATAGATCTTCCTTTCTGTGGACCCAACAAGGTAGACAATTTCTTTTGTGATCTCCCCCTCGTGATTAAACTTGCCTGCTTGGACACCTATGTTTTAGAGATCCTGGTGCTCACAAATAGTGGCCTGTTGTCACTTAtctgttttctccttttgctCATTTCTTACACTATCATCCTTGCTACTGTCCATCGCCAAGCCTCTGGTGGGACATCCAGGGCACTTTCCACTCTCTCTGCCCACATTACTGTTGTAGTTCTGTTCTTTGGCCCATTAATCTTCATCTATATTTGGCCCTTTGAAAGCTTCACAATTGATAAATTTATCTCTGTGTTTTTTACTGTATTCACTCCTCTTCTTAACCCTATGATTTACACTCTAAGGAATAAAGATGTAAAGGAAGCCATGAAGAAACTAAGGAACCAACATGTGGGTTCCAAGGAAGCCTGTTAG
- the LOC102271209 gene encoding LOW QUALITY PROTEIN: olfactory receptor 4K5 (The sequence of the model RefSeq protein was modified relative to this genomic sequence to represent the inferred CDS: substituted 1 base at 1 genomic stop codon), producing the protein MYKVNSSVVSEFVLLGLSSSQELQLFFFVFFSVLYMVIVLGNLLIILTVTSDSSLHSPMYFLLGNLSFVDICQASFATPKMIADFLSEHKTISFSGCIAQIFFIHLFTGGEMMLLVSMAYDRYVAICKPLHYVIIMRRRTCTVLVMISWAVGLVHTLSXLSFTVNLPFCGPNVVDSFFCDLPRVTKLACLDSYITEILIVVNSGILSLSTFSLLVSSYIIILITVWFKSSAAMAKAFSTLAAHITVVILFFGPCIFIYVWPFTSYPVDKVLAIFYTIFTPILNPIIYTLRNRDMKIAFRKIMIHYSRAKKISERPVIVRNSLY; encoded by the coding sequence ATGTATAAGGTCAATTCATCAGTGGTGTCTGAGTTTGTATTACTGGGACTCTCTAGTTCTCAGGAgctccagctcttctttttcgtGTTCTTCTCTGTGTTGTATATGGTCATTGTGCTGGGAAATCTTCTCATTATCCTCACAGTGACTTCTGACAGCAGCCTGCACTCTCCCATGTACTTTCTCTTGGGAAACCTTTCCTTTGTGGACATCTGTCAGGCTTCCTTTGCTACTCCTAAGATGATTGCTGATTTTCTGAGTGAACACAAGACCATCTCCTTCAGTGGCTGCATAGCTCAGATTTTCTTCATTCACCTTTTCACTGGAGGGGAGATGATGCTACTTGTCTCCATGGCCTATGACAGATACGTAGCCATATGCAAACCCCTGCACTATGTCATCATCATGAGACGAAGGACGTGCACTGTTCTGGTAATGATCTCCTGGGCTGTGGGCTTGGTGCACACACTAAGCTAGTTGTCATTTACTGTGAATCTGCCTTTTTGTGGGCCCAATGTAGTAGACAGCTTTTTCTGTGACCTCCCTCGAGTGACCAAACTTGCCTGCCTGGACTCTTACATCACTGAAATACTAATTGTAGTCAATAGCGGAATCCTTTCCTTAAGCACTTTCTCACTCTTGGTCAGCTCTTATATCATTATTCTCATCACTGTCTGGTTTAAGTCTTCTGCTGCAATGGCCAAAGCATTTTCTACTCTGGCTGCCCATATTACTGTAGTAATATTATTCTTTGGACCTTGCATATTCATCTACGTGTGGCCCTTTACCAGCTACCCTGTGGATAAAGTTCTTGCCATATTTTATACCATTTTCACTCCCATTCTAAACCCCATTATTTATACATTAAGGAACAGAGATATGAAGATTGCCTTCAGGAAAATTATGATCCATTATTCAAGGGCCAAGAAAATTTCTGAAAGGCCAGTAATAGTGAGGAATTCCCTTTattaa